Proteins from one Malania oleifera isolate guangnan ecotype guangnan chromosome 4, ASM2987363v1, whole genome shotgun sequence genomic window:
- the LOC131153288 gene encoding anthocyanidin reductase ((2S)-flavan-3-ol-forming), whose amino-acid sequence MAKTTACVVGGSGFVASILVKLLLQKGYAVNTTVRDPDNQDKVSHLLALQELGELKIFQADLTDERSFDAAIAGCEFVFHVATPVNFASEDPENDMIKPAIEGVLNVLKACLKAKTVKRVILTSSAAAVSINKLNGTGLVMDEGNWTDVEFLSSEKPPTWGYPASKTLAEKAAWKFAAENNIDLITVIPSLMAGPSITSNIPSSIGLAMALITGNEFLINGMKGMQMLSGSISISHVEDVCRAHIFVAEKESASGRYICSAVNTSVPELAKCLSKRYPQYRVPIDFGDFPSKAKLIISSEKLIKEGFSFKYGIEEIYDQTVEYFKAKGLLQN is encoded by the exons CGAAGACGACGGCCTGCGTGGTGGGAGGCTCCGGCTTCGTGGCTTCTATACTTGTCAAGCTGCTGCTTCAGAAAGGCTATGCCGTCAACACCACTGTCAGGGACCCTG ACAATCAAGACAAAGTTTCTCACCTCCTAGCACTGCAGGAGTTGGGCGAGTTGAAAATTTTTCAAGCAGATTTAACTGATGAAAGGAGCTTTGATGCTGCTATAGCAGGTTGTGAGTTTGTCTTCCATGTTGCAACGCCAGTCAACTTTGCTTCTGAAGATCCAGAG AATGACATGATCAAGCCAGCAATCGAAGGAGTACTGAATGTTTTAAAAGCCTGTTTGAAAGCAAAAACAGTTAAACGTGTCATTTTGACATCATCCGCTGCTGCTGTGTCCATCAATAAGCTTAATGGGACAGGTCTAGTCATGGACGAAGGGAATTGGACTGATGTTGAGTTCCTCAGTTCCGAGAAGCCGCCCACTTGG GGCTACCCTGCATCAAAGACACTGGCTGAGAAGGCAGCCTGGAAATTTGCTGCAGAAAATAACATTGATCTCATTACTGTCATTCCTTCACTCATGGCTGGCCCTTCTATTACTTCTAACATTCCCAGCAGTATTGGTCTTGCTATGGCCTTGATCACAG GGAATGAATTCCTCATAAATGGTATGAAGGGTATGCAGATGCTGTCAGGTTCAATCTCTATATCACATGTCGAGGATGTTTGCCGAGCTCACATATTTGTTGCTGAGAAAGAATCAGCATCTGGTCGATATATTTGCTCTGCTGTGAATACCAGTGTCCCCGAGCTTGCAAAGTGCCTGAGCAAAAGATATCCTCAGTATAGAGTGCCTATTGA TTTTGGGGATTTCCCCTCCAAGGCCAAGTTAATTATCTCCTCGGAGAAGCTTATCAAAGAGGGGTTCAGTTTTAAATATGGAATTGAAGAAATCTATGATCAAACTGTGGAGTACTTCAAGGCTAAGGGATTGTTGCAGAACTGA